One stretch of Chitinophaga pendula DNA includes these proteins:
- a CDS encoding FAD-binding protein, whose translation MKQPIVDIVIVGAGPVGLMCAYLGQLCGLRTVIVDKTPGPLEVGRADALNARTLQLLEVVKLFEELYPQGKQCNTSSVWAHGEFISRQSTWWDELEGCLHKHFLMLGQSFVEKLLDRKLEEIGAAVKRLTAVEDIRVTADGCVTRLSNGEEISSRYVIGADGSRSFVREHFRIPFEVIRPQLVWAVIDGVIDTDFPKVTEIIAFQAETSDVAWIPREGDIDRFYVRMDTKDFTIEEAIGKINRALQPHTLSFKEVAWFSQFSVKESVAEKFFVAERVFLVGDACHIHSVNGGQGLNTGLADAFNLMWKLHMVQHFGVSASLLATYESERRPVAQSVIEASGKLVRSTKFSAQGTHAQDYVKIVQRYAGNITGMGIRYGTGELIGTRVYDFKLYSGDSETRFYSLLDYTQFTLLICGVYEGVLTIPAFVKVIRVYANQRPEDYWTDSVPYNNIAILIRPDAYIASYSSLEDVASLLTFDSISMAT comes from the coding sequence ATGAAACAACCGATAGTTGACATCGTCATCGTTGGCGCAGGGCCTGTGGGCTTGATGTGCGCCTATTTGGGCCAGCTTTGTGGTCTGCGTACTGTAATCGTTGATAAAACTCCCGGTCCTTTGGAAGTTGGCAGGGCGGACGCGCTCAATGCCCGTACGTTGCAGCTGCTGGAGGTAGTGAAGCTATTTGAGGAGCTCTATCCGCAAGGAAAACAATGTAATACGAGTTCTGTTTGGGCCCATGGTGAGTTCATTTCCAGGCAATCGACCTGGTGGGATGAACTGGAAGGCTGTCTGCATAAGCATTTTCTTATGCTGGGGCAGTCTTTTGTGGAAAAATTACTGGACAGGAAGCTCGAGGAGATAGGCGCTGCTGTAAAGCGTTTGACGGCGGTGGAGGATATCCGGGTTACGGCAGATGGATGTGTTACCCGGCTTTCAAACGGAGAGGAAATTTCCTCCCGTTATGTGATTGGAGCAGATGGTTCCCGTTCGTTTGTCCGTGAACATTTCCGTATACCATTTGAAGTGATACGCCCACAGCTTGTATGGGCAGTTATCGATGGGGTTATTGATACGGATTTTCCCAAGGTAACGGAGATCATTGCCTTCCAGGCGGAAACTTCTGATGTGGCGTGGATTCCACGGGAGGGAGATATTGACCGGTTTTATGTGCGGATGGATACGAAAGATTTTACTATTGAAGAGGCCATCGGCAAGATCAACCGTGCTTTGCAGCCGCATACGTTGAGCTTTAAAGAAGTTGCCTGGTTTTCCCAGTTTTCCGTTAAGGAGTCAGTAGCTGAAAAATTCTTTGTAGCGGAAAGGGTGTTTCTTGTGGGAGATGCCTGTCATATTCATTCTGTTAATGGCGGACAGGGCCTTAATACGGGGCTTGCAGACGCATTTAACCTTATGTGGAAGCTACATATGGTGCAACATTTCGGTGTTTCTGCATCGCTGCTGGCAACATATGAATCGGAGCGCCGGCCTGTTGCACAAAGTGTTATCGAGGCCTCTGGCAAGCTGGTGCGCTCTACGAAGTTTTCAGCGCAGGGTACACACGCGCAGGACTATGTAAAGATCGTGCAAAGATATGCGGGGAATATAACGGGGATGGGAATCCGATATGGAACCGGGGAGCTAATTGGCACGCGGGTGTATGATTTTAAACTTTACAGTGGGGATAGTGAAACGAGATTTTATTCTCTCCTCGATTATACACAATTCACCCTGCTGATTTGTGGAGTATATGAAGGTGTACTTACCATTCCTGCATTTGTAAAAGTCATCCGGGTCTACGCCAACCAACGGCCGGAGGATTATTGGACCGATAGTGTTCCATATAACAATATAGCCATTCTGATAAGACCAGATGCTTATATTGCCTCCTACTCGTCTTTGGAAGATGTGGCTTCTCTTCTGACATTTGATTCAATTTCAATGGCTACGTGA
- a CDS encoding NERD domain-containing protein: MELDSTNVHIYIGAPVEVESERKLLIHLLKILSTNREHALIFANLHINNTQIDFIVVTEEKIIVIEAKGQLAAIHGIKNGAWKTLVTPGVYKPTRNYYEQTLKAKHAVKDAITSFFGVEPDYPDAVLAFVPRIPLNSSLPESDHKVKIEHQESLTDLSGFKKNNTFSLEDWKKFAIKNGLINISNVNSAIDKKIFDAEALIKKYLNNFNHAYEYYISEFVEFECSLENTIINTGDVVKLSNIHILGPSGCGKSLLSKKIGFKNLDTENVPLIIEAKYFGTAFRALLENEVLLLGAPSLKEFLNACTRLNLTLLIILDGYNECPLSEQRRLARSLLALGYRYSTKFIVTSQKEHEHLKILNLTQIAVIEPSLEVKKQISGLISGSPDQEIYNSLLMTVRSGLESRIIGQIGNDLPKGTSQFALFDFYARIKLNEYATDGIQALALFANCLSDRVAFSLTIREFDRFAIQEGVSTKILDHLFRTQLLIKHGDRVSFYHELFFHTFIAENIIRNAQNNPEKIASALTSPKHQDGKTFILGAVDNDMLLKDILERTEDYRLIISIAVGDCGKFADEWVKYEYGILLDSIRTEIEGLSFKISETELNNILIENVKTWTKKELALINALPELIIQGKYFSEIIDMIYLMDEKLDSAHGELREQAKKLDIALRSSLFSTIYVGFGKMSAALGLIVSKIHSGILLFSNIRTNNIVYDVERIDKLNLSNGQLYFLLAICRVTRDYQPLIPHFAYWINEKWRYIPYHLKLDLLHSCMYCREDEKERLAVIDALHSLPQDMHVFLSTSLFEALQSLGALDEDEKQYESVVKNEINQVLIDPLNNDSELLAYRIYSSFFDHPYSGSYYSVYSELPPESQKILLTSALRGGTSSNFFINPLIRDLSAFNDFDSGDIIKEWTKLPERNNSFPQDSMRVLFTAYATLGKLNYPLESRLDDANESTANALIACAEILYWCNRSDLANKEKHYKRIFDVLDRHELGASLDAIKQVEREFNSEYYKDENKITSIAKKFPEKVAEICRKALLNRSKQKSYLEWERIDQSLDFAVQILGIYGSKIDLPLLRSLVDDNLLGQTSIKSIRYLEAN; encoded by the coding sequence ATGGAATTGGATTCAACAAACGTTCATATCTATATTGGCGCTCCGGTAGAAGTGGAGTCTGAGCGGAAATTGCTTATACACCTTCTAAAGATACTTTCAACAAATAGAGAACATGCATTAATATTTGCAAACCTGCATATTAATAATACACAAATTGATTTTATTGTTGTTACCGAAGAAAAAATCATAGTAATTGAAGCTAAAGGTCAATTAGCTGCAATTCATGGCATTAAAAATGGAGCTTGGAAAACCCTAGTAACCCCTGGCGTGTATAAACCGACAAGAAATTACTATGAGCAAACTCTTAAAGCAAAGCATGCTGTAAAAGACGCCATAACCTCCTTTTTCGGAGTAGAACCTGATTATCCTGATGCTGTATTGGCATTTGTTCCTCGCATCCCTTTAAACTCATCTCTCCCAGAGAGTGATCATAAAGTTAAAATTGAACATCAAGAATCACTAACTGATTTAAGTGGGTTTAAGAAAAACAATACATTTAGCCTTGAAGATTGGAAAAAATTTGCAATCAAAAATGGTCTCATAAATATCAGTAATGTCAATTCTGCAATTGATAAAAAGATTTTTGATGCCGAAGCATTAATAAAAAAATACTTGAACAATTTTAATCACGCGTATGAATATTATATTTCGGAATTTGTAGAATTTGAGTGTTCTCTTGAAAATACTATAATAAACACTGGCGATGTAGTTAAACTAAGTAACATTCATATTCTTGGGCCTTCTGGATGTGGGAAAAGCCTTCTTTCAAAAAAAATTGGTTTTAAAAATTTAGATACGGAAAATGTCCCTCTTATTATTGAAGCAAAATATTTTGGAACGGCCTTTCGAGCTTTGCTTGAGAATGAAGTACTACTTCTAGGCGCTCCTTCATTAAAGGAATTTCTTAATGCCTGCACGAGACTAAATCTTACCTTACTGATCATCTTAGATGGATATAACGAATGCCCTCTATCTGAGCAAAGACGATTAGCCAGAAGCCTACTGGCACTTGGATATCGTTATTCTACAAAGTTTATAGTTACCTCTCAGAAAGAGCACGAGCATCTAAAAATCTTAAACCTAACGCAAATAGCGGTTATTGAGCCTAGTTTAGAGGTAAAGAAGCAAATTTCTGGATTAATCTCCGGCAGTCCGGATCAGGAGATTTATAACTCTTTACTAATGACGGTTAGAAGTGGATTGGAGTCTCGAATTATAGGACAAATTGGTAATGATCTCCCCAAAGGAACAAGTCAGTTTGCGCTTTTTGATTTTTATGCTCGTATTAAACTTAATGAATATGCAACGGATGGTATCCAAGCTCTTGCTCTTTTCGCTAATTGCTTGTCTGATCGCGTTGCCTTCAGTTTGACCATACGTGAATTTGATCGATTCGCAATTCAAGAAGGAGTTTCTACAAAGATATTAGATCATCTTTTTAGAACACAATTATTAATCAAGCACGGTGATAGAGTAAGTTTTTATCATGAACTTTTCTTCCACACCTTTATTGCAGAGAACATCATAAGAAATGCACAAAACAATCCCGAGAAAATCGCCTCAGCTCTAACATCGCCTAAGCACCAGGATGGAAAGACGTTTATTTTAGGAGCAGTGGATAATGACATGCTACTTAAAGATATTTTGGAAAGAACGGAAGATTATCGTTTAATTATTTCCATTGCTGTAGGAGATTGCGGAAAATTTGCAGATGAATGGGTAAAATATGAATACGGCATTTTATTAGATAGCATACGAACGGAGATAGAAGGTTTATCATTTAAAATTTCAGAAACGGAATTAAATAATATCCTTATTGAAAATGTAAAAACATGGACTAAAAAAGAACTTGCGCTAATAAATGCCTTACCTGAATTGATAATCCAGGGAAAATATTTTTCGGAGATAATTGATATGATTTATCTCATGGATGAAAAGTTAGACAGCGCACATGGAGAACTGAGAGAACAAGCTAAAAAATTAGACATCGCACTACGGTCTTCTCTCTTTTCAACTATATATGTCGGTTTTGGAAAAATGTCGGCTGCGCTAGGCTTAATAGTAAGCAAAATTCATTCAGGGATATTATTGTTCTCCAACATTCGCACTAATAATATTGTTTACGACGTTGAACGAATAGATAAATTAAATCTTTCAAATGGACAGTTGTATTTTTTATTGGCAATTTGCCGTGTTACAAGAGATTATCAACCTCTAATTCCACATTTTGCTTATTGGATTAATGAAAAATGGCGATATATACCTTATCATCTGAAATTGGACTTACTTCATAGCTGTATGTATTGTAGAGAAGATGAAAAAGAACGTTTAGCCGTTATAGATGCATTACATAGTCTTCCGCAGGATATGCACGTATTCTTATCTACCTCGCTTTTCGAAGCCCTTCAAAGTTTAGGGGCTTTAGATGAAGACGAAAAACAATATGAGTCAGTCGTAAAAAATGAAATCAACCAAGTCTTAATTGACCCTCTAAACAATGATTCCGAGTTGCTTGCATATCGAATTTATTCTTCCTTTTTTGATCATCCATATAGCGGCTCCTATTATTCTGTATATTCTGAATTACCTCCTGAAAGTCAAAAAATATTGTTGACATCGGCATTAAGAGGCGGAACTTCCTCGAACTTTTTTATCAATCCTTTAATTCGAGACTTGTCCGCATTTAATGACTTTGATTCCGGTGACATTATTAAAGAATGGACTAAACTTCCTGAAAGAAATAATTCATTTCCTCAAGATAGTATGCGAGTATTATTTACGGCATATGCAACTTTAGGGAAATTAAATTACCCACTCGAGTCAAGACTTGATGATGCAAATGAGAGTACTGCTAACGCTTTAATAGCTTGTGCCGAAATACTTTATTGGTGCAACAGAAGTGACTTAGCTAATAAAGAGAAACATTATAAAAGAATTTTTGATGTATTAGATAGACATGAGTTAGGGGCATCATTAGATGCTATAAAGCAAGTCGAGCGCGAATTTAACTCTGAATATTACAAAGACGAAAATAAGATAACTTCAATTGCTAAGAAATTTCCAGAGAAAGTGGCAGAAATTTGTCGAAAGGCATTATTAAACAGATCAAAGCAGAAATCGTATTTAGAATGGGAACGTATAGATCAATCTCTAGACTTTGCAGTTCAGATATTAGGCATTTATGGAAGCAAAATTGACTTACCACTTTTGCGCAGTCTAGTAGACGATAACCTATTAGGTCAAACATCCATTAAATCGATTAGATATTTAGAGGCCAATTAA
- a CDS encoding tyrosine-type recombinase/integrase: protein MNKINFRKDALDGLVGQGKRYTVFDAKTPSLCLIVYPSNAKTFFLYRNVKGRPKRIKIGRYPDLSVENARKEAARLNGLIALGRDPHEERKAERKEMTFYELYETYHNQYLVPFNKKNINQDRKRLEQHFFPFYGNHKASTITPEKIRQRHAEIGLKSKSSANRVIEIISPVFNFGRKIGAYNANNPCSALTKFKKTSRDRFLSTEELTSFFTALQSEEQLYQDYFSLLLFTGVRKSNQLSMRYAAVDFILSRWRLSDAQTKNGEVNIIYLPKPALEILKRRMEENKKSETPSLFVFPGSGKMGHLKDPKKSFQRIRDRMKVQDIRIHDLRRTLGSYMAITGASLPIIGGALNHKSQDSTEIYARLSQTPIDNAVNKAVNVMIGNNIFSRFMENKELLAVALEGNETIRFSDLIAA, encoded by the coding sequence GTGAATAAAATCAATTTTAGAAAAGATGCCCTGGATGGCCTTGTAGGACAAGGTAAGCGATATACCGTTTTTGACGCAAAGACGCCGAGTCTTTGCCTAATCGTCTATCCAAGTAATGCCAAAACCTTTTTCTTATACCGGAACGTCAAAGGGCGACCCAAACGGATAAAAATTGGCCGATACCCCGATCTCTCAGTTGAAAACGCCAGAAAGGAAGCCGCCAGACTTAACGGCCTTATTGCCTTAGGCCGTGATCCGCATGAGGAACGTAAGGCAGAACGTAAGGAAATGACCTTCTACGAGCTGTATGAAACCTACCATAATCAATACTTGGTTCCGTTTAACAAGAAGAATATCAACCAGGACAGAAAAAGGCTGGAACAACATTTCTTTCCATTTTATGGCAATCACAAGGCCAGCACGATAACGCCCGAAAAAATCCGTCAAAGACATGCAGAAATAGGTTTAAAGTCAAAATCGAGTGCAAATCGCGTTATTGAAATCATTAGCCCCGTGTTTAACTTTGGTCGAAAGATTGGAGCTTACAATGCTAATAACCCTTGTTCTGCATTGACCAAATTTAAAAAGACAAGCCGAGATCGTTTTCTGAGTACCGAAGAGCTGACTTCCTTTTTTACAGCCTTGCAGTCGGAAGAGCAGCTTTATCAAGATTATTTCTCTCTCCTTTTATTCACTGGCGTTCGTAAATCAAATCAATTGTCGATGCGCTATGCGGCTGTTGATTTTATTTTAAGTCGTTGGCGGCTGTCTGATGCACAAACAAAAAACGGAGAGGTAAATATTATTTACCTACCCAAGCCAGCCCTTGAAATTCTAAAGCGTAGAATGGAGGAAAATAAAAAGTCTGAAACGCCTTCTTTATTTGTGTTTCCTGGAAGCGGGAAAATGGGCCATTTAAAAGACCCCAAAAAATCGTTTCAACGAATCCGTGACCGGATGAAAGTTCAAGATATTCGTATTCATGATCTGCGCCGAACGTTGGGTAGTTACATGGCGATTACCGGGGCAAGCCTACCTATTATCGGAGGTGCGCTTAATCATAAAAGTCAGGATTCAACTGAAATTTATGCGCGTCTTTCGCAAACCCCCATCGACAATGCAGTTAATAAGGCTGTAAATGTCATGATCGGCAATAATATCTTTTCGCGCTTCATGGAAAACAAAGAGCTTTTAGCGGTCGCGTTAGAAGGAAACGAAACAATTAGGTTTAGTGACCTGATTGCGGCTTAG
- a CDS encoding DUF2958 domain-containing protein, translating into MMYRFLTIAQHQQLWQNGSPENREKDHVPVVKLFYPGTGCTWLLTEIDPDEPRLAFGLCDLGMGFPELGYVDLNEMDSVKIKGIWSVERDLDFKGKYPISVYASAARVCDAITEDDTVLIQHVPKKWPGYKL; encoded by the coding sequence ATGATGTACCGCTTTCTTACGATCGCTCAACATCAACAGCTTTGGCAAAACGGATCACCTGAAAACCGTGAAAAAGATCATGTCCCGGTCGTAAAGCTCTTTTATCCGGGAACGGGATGCACCTGGCTTTTAACCGAGATCGACCCGGACGAACCGCGTCTTGCATTCGGTTTATGCGATCTCGGCATGGGCTTTCCCGAACTAGGCTACGTCGATCTTAATGAGATGGACAGCGTTAAAATAAAGGGCATTTGGAGCGTTGAACGCGACTTGGATTTTAAAGGTAAATATCCGATCAGCGTTTACGCCAGTGCCGCACGGGTATGCGATGCAATCACGGAAGACGATACCGTGTTGATACAGCATGTACCGAAAAAATGGCCGGGATATAAGCTGTAA
- a CDS encoding ATP-dependent DNA helicase: MVLLKELVPLMEKAGKHVTLVAPTVSESRGTLKDEGFQDAETVDKLLSSPDMKAALKGQVLICDEGGLLGTKKATALLELAEKQDCRLIFVGDTRQHSSVERGDALRILNTVGGIKTAEVSRIFRQRNIHYRAAVEDLSKGDVKTAFEKLDGIEFIKSVDPMNPHARLTDDYVAALKKGKTALVISPTHKQGDEATSAIREKLRKAGLIGKKEIAASRLVNLNLTEAEKSDWRNFKEGQQIVQFNQHVKGAKRGSTWAVASVRETLVELRNDKGQSLILPQDKAGMFDLFHKTEIGLSKGDKVRITRTAFDEQNRRMDNGWMFDVVSVSKNGGITLRNPSGKTTYVLGKEFGHLAHAYCVTSHNSQGKTVDEVFIHQPAATFPATDAKQFYVSVSRGRDAAHIYTDDKDALLDHAVRLGDRQSALELVGGMDKHLEHIRQLQRQPDAKSAVTKQPIKETPLKYTIDRDYEPGL, encoded by the coding sequence ATGGTGCTGTTGAAAGAATTGGTTCCCCTGATGGAAAAGGCGGGCAAGCATGTCACGCTGGTAGCGCCCACGGTTTCGGAATCAAGAGGTACTCTGAAGGACGAAGGCTTCCAAGATGCCGAAACGGTAGATAAACTCCTTTCTTCTCCTGACATGAAAGCCGCACTGAAAGGGCAAGTCCTGATTTGCGACGAAGGCGGTTTACTCGGAACGAAGAAAGCCACGGCACTCTTGGAACTGGCCGAAAAACAGGATTGCCGTTTGATCTTTGTAGGCGATACCCGCCAACATTCGAGCGTCGAACGTGGCGACGCGCTTCGCATCCTGAACACGGTCGGCGGAATCAAGACGGCGGAAGTGAGCCGCATCTTCCGGCAAAGGAATATCCATTACCGTGCGGCTGTTGAGGATTTATCGAAAGGCGACGTCAAAACCGCCTTTGAAAAACTGGACGGGATCGAATTCATTAAATCCGTTGATCCCATGAACCCACACGCAAGATTGACGGACGATTACGTCGCCGCTTTGAAAAAAGGCAAGACCGCCCTCGTGATTTCTCCGACGCATAAACAGGGAGACGAAGCCACAAGCGCTATCCGGGAAAAACTCCGCAAAGCGGGGTTGATCGGCAAAAAAGAGATTGCCGCCTCCCGGTTGGTCAACCTCAACCTGACCGAAGCGGAAAAATCCGATTGGCGGAATTTTAAAGAAGGGCAGCAAATCGTCCAATTCAACCAGCATGTGAAAGGGGCAAAGCGCGGTAGCACCTGGGCAGTTGCTTCCGTTCGGGAAACCCTGGTGGAGTTACGCAACGATAAAGGGCAATCCCTCATCTTGCCGCAGGATAAAGCCGGAATGTTCGATCTGTTCCACAAAACCGAGATCGGCTTATCGAAAGGTGATAAAGTACGGATCACGCGTACCGCCTTCGATGAACAAAACCGCCGCATGGATAACGGATGGATGTTCGATGTCGTTTCAGTGAGCAAAAATGGCGGGATTACCTTACGAAACCCAAGCGGCAAAACGACATATGTTTTGGGTAAGGAATTCGGCCATCTGGCGCACGCTTACTGCGTCACCTCGCATAACTCTCAAGGGAAAACGGTGGATGAAGTGTTCATTCACCAACCCGCCGCTACCTTCCCCGCGACGGATGCGAAACAATTCTATGTTTCCGTGTCGCGTGGCCGGGATGCCGCGCATATCTACACGGACGATAAAGACGCTCTGCTCGACCATGCGGTGCGCCTGGGCGACCGTCAATCCGCCTTAGAGCTTGTCGGGGGGATGGATAAACACCTCGAACATATCCGGCAGCTTCAACGCCAACCGGACGCGAAATCCGCCGTCACCAAACAGCCGATAAAAGAAACACCATTGAAATACACCATAGACCGCGATTATGAGCCAGGGCTTTAA
- a CDS encoding redoxin domain-containing protein: MKTTLSCLALICSALAGYSQKNLHLKATIKGLQAGTIIYINPISGEDMIDSVVSKAGSFTYHKTFRPATGGYYLLQIGRGYDEQNFMRLYLDNGQVTITGNGPGFKDAKASGASFIKDMNDFESYLDNHADIKPRKDLYAKAEELYSKKDTIGFAALRPALYRMDSIVTVVTKLWVMQHLHSPISSAVSQFQLGSKLSIDEMEKLYNSFGSAAKNNIPGKKILHTVTVVKKTAIGQPAPVFSQADTLGNLVSLADFRGKYVLVDFWASWCVPCRQENPNVVKAFQSYNSKGFTVLGVSFDQPNGRAKWLKAIHDDQLTWTHVSDLKFWNNAAGKMYDIQAIPANVLVDPNGIIIAKNLHGDELMQKLQELLGAPQMKTSRAFIINGTGGKEGNWYYFYLNKKKDSIQVKDGQFTLKGEINNAKQLTIVEKDDAKIADDSYVRLFIEPGTLQLRLDSNKLSNSVLTGSKTQALYQSLEAKNKITADKYKYLLEQSNKADEAYDAGFKYKTSEKEMEALKDAAYAARAALSPYFEETRQNAMQFFKEHPTSMLTATMLRFYIPSMTADEAQGYYDRLGEAQKSEEGKELLAEINNLRSGSPGSMATEFSGKDINGQNLALSDFKGKYVLIDFWASWCGPCRKGNPHLLKLYTQYKKKGFEIIGVSDDDSNVTAWKKAVAKDGIGGWKHVLRGLKRVGDDFDKSEDKSEAYGIHSLPTKILIDPSGKIIGRYGSGGENDAAMDAKLAEIFGS; encoded by the coding sequence ATGAAAACAACCCTTTCCTGCCTTGCGCTCATTTGTAGCGCATTGGCAGGTTATTCGCAAAAAAATTTGCATTTAAAAGCCACTATTAAAGGATTACAAGCAGGTACTATCATATATATTAATCCAATATCAGGTGAGGATATGATAGATTCGGTTGTTTCCAAAGCAGGAAGTTTTACTTATCATAAAACATTTCGCCCTGCTACAGGAGGTTATTACTTACTGCAAATTGGCAGAGGATACGACGAGCAAAATTTTATGCGGTTGTACTTAGATAACGGCCAAGTAACCATTACCGGTAATGGCCCGGGATTTAAAGATGCGAAAGCTAGCGGTGCCTCATTTATCAAAGATATGAACGACTTTGAATCATATTTGGATAATCATGCCGACATTAAACCTAGAAAAGACCTTTATGCAAAAGCCGAAGAATTATACTCAAAAAAAGACACTATAGGTTTTGCTGCCTTGCGGCCAGCCTTATATCGCATGGATTCTATCGTCACGGTTGTTACAAAACTGTGGGTGATGCAACACTTACATTCACCCATTAGCAGTGCCGTAAGCCAATTTCAACTCGGCAGCAAATTGTCGATTGACGAAATGGAAAAGCTCTACAATTCATTTGGTAGTGCAGCAAAAAATAATATACCGGGGAAGAAGATCTTGCATACAGTAACCGTAGTAAAGAAAACAGCCATTGGTCAACCTGCGCCAGTGTTTAGTCAGGCCGATACTTTGGGCAACTTGGTTTCGTTGGCAGATTTTCGGGGGAAATATGTGCTCGTGGACTTCTGGGCAAGCTGGTGCGTACCTTGCAGGCAAGAAAATCCCAACGTTGTCAAAGCTTTCCAAAGCTATAATAGCAAAGGCTTTACCGTACTAGGTGTTTCCTTCGATCAACCCAATGGCAGAGCCAAATGGTTAAAGGCAATCCACGACGATCAATTGACCTGGACACACGTTTCTGACCTGAAGTTCTGGAACAACGCCGCCGGTAAAATGTATGATATCCAAGCTATTCCCGCCAACGTATTAGTAGACCCCAATGGCATCATCATTGCTAAAAATTTACATGGCGACGAGTTAATGCAAAAGTTGCAGGAGCTACTGGGAGCGCCACAAATGAAAACCAGCAGAGCATTTATTATAAACGGTACAGGAGGTAAAGAAGGCAACTGGTACTACTTTTACCTGAATAAAAAGAAAGATAGTATACAGGTTAAAGATGGACAATTTACTTTGAAAGGCGAAATCAACAATGCAAAGCAACTCACCATCGTCGAAAAAGATGATGCTAAAATAGCGGATGATAGCTATGTGCGCTTGTTTATTGAACCAGGTACTTTGCAATTAAGGCTCGATAGCAACAAATTAAGCAATTCCGTTTTAACAGGTAGTAAAACGCAAGCTTTATACCAAAGCCTTGAAGCAAAAAATAAGATCACTGCTGACAAATACAAGTACCTCCTCGAGCAATCGAATAAGGCTGACGAAGCTTATGATGCCGGGTTCAAATATAAAACCTCGGAAAAAGAAATGGAGGCCTTAAAGGATGCAGCCTATGCGGCACGCGCGGCGCTATCACCTTACTTTGAAGAAACACGTCAAAACGCGATGCAATTCTTTAAAGAGCACCCAACCTCTATGCTGACGGCTACCATGCTGCGTTTTTACATCCCCAGTATGACGGCTGACGAAGCACAAGGCTATTACGATCGTTTGGGCGAGGCACAAAAAAGTGAAGAAGGGAAAGAATTGCTGGCAGAGATCAACAATTTGCGTTCGGGATCACCAGGCAGCATGGCCACTGAATTCAGTGGAAAAGACATCAATGGTCAAAATTTAGCTCTCAGCGATTTCAAGGGCAAATATGTGTTGATTGATTTTTGGGCAAGCTGGTGCGGTCCTTGCAGAAAAGGCAACCCACATCTATTGAAGTTGTATACACAATACAAAAAGAAAGGTTTTGAAATCATTGGCGTGAGTGATGATGATAGTAACGTAACCGCTTGGAAAAAGGCCGTGGCCAAAGATGGTATCGGCGGTTGGAAACATGTGTTGCGTGGATTAAAGCGTGTGGGCGATGATTTTGATAAAAGTGAAGACAAATCCGAAGCCTATGGTATTCATTCTTTGCCAACAAAGATATTGATTGACCCTAGCGGTAAGATCATCGGCAGATACGGTAGTGGAGGAGAAAATGATGCCGCTATGGATGCTAAATTAGCAGAGATATTCGGTAGTTAA